Proteins from a genomic interval of Spea bombifrons isolate aSpeBom1 chromosome 4, aSpeBom1.2.pri, whole genome shotgun sequence:
- the LOC128491668 gene encoding olfactory receptor 1013-like, with product MWKKKEDSRQKYEEQEDEKAVRCSRWRRILKIPDMNRTKATEILLLGFQNIHILNSVLFVLFLVIYILTLAGNLLIIILVAKYESLKTPMYFFLTQLSLTDILLTTNITPKAIHVIINGGSTISFTGCITQFYFFGLSAGTECYILTAMSYDRYLAICRPLHYTSIMKFRLCLHLILWSWVVPGLITFIIAPLVFALQLCGRVIDHYFCDFAPLLELSCTKHTIAELVDFVLAIPTVMIPFSFVTFTYISIILTILGISSSIGRQKAFSTCSSHLIIVCAYYGTLIAVYIAPSKGLSFNINKLLSLLYTMLSPLLNPILYSLRNQDIKTHLKMFISNSLRRN from the coding sequence AATTTTGAAAATCCCAGATATGAACCGGACCAAAGCGACCGAGATCCTACTCTTGGGATTCCAGAATATCCACATCTTAAACTCTGTTCTGTTTGTTCTGTTCCTTGTGATCTACATCTTGACGTTGGCCGggaacctgctgattattataCTGGTGGCGAAGTATGAAAGTCTCAAaactcccatgtatttcttcctcactcagttatcaTTGACTGATATCCTACTCACGACCAATATTACCCCTAAAGCAATCCATGTGATAATTAATGGAGGAAGCACGATATCTTTTACTGGCTGCATCACTCAGTTCTACTTTTTTGGACTTTCAGCAGGCACGGAGTGCTATATTCTCACCGCGATGTCCTACGACCGGTATTTAGCCATCTGCCGCCCATTGCATTATACCTCCATCATGAAATTCAGGCTCTGTCTCCATTTAATACTTTGGTCTTGGGTCGTACCAGGTCTAATAACGTTTATCATCGCACCTCTGGTTTTTGCTTTACAGCTTTGTGGTCGTGTCATTGACCATTACTTCTGTGATTTCGCCCCCCTCCTGGAGTTATCGTGTACAAAACATACCATTGCTGAACTTGTAGACTTTGTCTTAGCCATACCTACTGTAATGATTCCTTTCTCCTTTGTTACTTTCACCTATATCTCAATCATTCTGACCATCCTTGGAATCTCCTCCAGCATCGGGaggcagaaagccttctccacctgcagctctcacCTGATCATAGTGTGTGCCTACTATGGGACTTTAATAGCGGTTTATATTGCCCCCTCCAAAGGGCTATCTTTTAATATCAATAAGTTACTATCCCTTCTTTATACTATGCTTAGTCCATTGCTTAATCCGATTTTATATAGTCTTAGAAATCAGGATATAAAAACGcatttgaaaatgtttatttcaaacagCCTAAGAAGAAATTAG